TAACCTAGACAAATTTGGGAAATATTTCTGTCTCAATGTAAGTGCTTTTTCTACTGCATCATCTGTTCCATATTCCGGATATTGTATTTGATGCAACTGAATATATTCGTCAATAAATAAACCTTGAAATAAGATCCCAAAAGCACTATATTTTGAAGCATTTTTGGTTTTAATAGTTTTACTTTTAGGGCCGAGAACATCGTAAGTAAATTTTAATTCCTCCTTCGAGGCACGATCGATAAAGTATGTGAATTCATCCCCGATCGCTTGCCAATTATCTTGTAAGCTTTTGAGAAAAGTAAATTCTTCTGGGTTGAGATGATATTCATTAAAACTTTCCATTATCTTTTCTCCTGAAGATAGTTTCATAAAAAACTGTTACATCGCGATCGAATTTTGCTTGCATCCCGCTACGATGTTGGAATTCCTGACTAACCCAGGTATTTATCCCAGATTTGTCAGGTTTGTAATGTTGTGTTCTTAGTTAGGACTTCAGTCCTCATGACAAACCCTTTAACACTCATTCTAGTGTGAAGTCTACTGTGCCTGAATCTACTGTCTTAGATAAAATTATCAAAAATGTGCGAGTAGTTCGTCCCCATGATGATGCTGTCGAACTACTCGATATAGGAATTAAGGATGGGAAATTTGCCCGGATTGCTCGTAATATTAGCCCAGATGAAGCTAAAGAAGTATTTGATGCCAAAAATCTGCTAGGCTTTCCTGGGGTTGTGGATGCTCATATGCACATCGGTATCTATCAACCGCTTGATAAAGATGCTGTGACTGAAAGCAAAGCAGCCGCAATGGGAGGCGTAACTACCAGCCTGAATTACATCCGTACAGGGCAGTATTATCTCAATAAAGGTGGCTCTTACAGAGATTTTTTCCCAGAAGTATTGGCTTTATCTGTAGGTAATTTTTTTGTAGATTACAGTTATCACGTCGCCCCAATCGCTAGCCAACATATCGAAGAAATACCTCTGCTTTTTGAACAATTTGGTGTATCTTCTTTTAAAATCTTCATGTTTTATGGTGGTTACGGGTTGCATGGTTTGTCAGACCAGCAAAACCTCTTTTTGATGATTAATAAAGAGGAACGCTACGACTTTGCCCATTTTGAATTTATTATGCGCGGTCTAACACGCTTAATAGAAGCACATCCAGAAGCGCGAGATACTATTAGTTTAAGTTTGCACTGTGAAGTTGCGGAAATTCTCAACGCTTATACAAAAATAGTAGAAAATGACTCTAGTCTTAGCGGACTTCATGCTTACAGTGCAGCGCGTCCGCCTCATTCTGAAGGTTTAGCAATTTGTATTGCTTCCTATTTGGCACATGAAACTAACTGTGCAAATATCAATTTGTTGCATCTGAGTTCGCGTAAAGCAATGGAAGCAGCTTTAACTATGCAAACTGCTTTTCCTCATATTAATTTTCGTAGAGAAGTTACGGTGGGACATTTATTATTAGATGTTGATACTCCTAATGGTACTTGGGCAAAAGTCAACCCTCCAATTCGCCCCCGTGCTGATGTGGAATATTTATGGCAAGCAGTACTTAATCATCAGGTAGATTGGATAGTTAGCGATCATGCTTGCTGTTCAGCCGAACAAAAAAGAAGTGCTAAAGATCCGAATAATATTTGGTTGGCGAAGTCTGGTTTTGGCGGTACAGAATATTTACTTTCTGGTGTATTGAGTGAAGGTAGTAAGCGGGGAATGTCTTACAACCACATGGCAAAATTGCTATCTTGGAACCCATCTCGGCGCTTTGGTTTATTAGAAAAAGGTAATATTGCTATTGGTTTTGATGCTGACTTAGTGTTAATAGATCCTAATGAAAGCTTTGTGGTACGTGCTGCTGAATCGGAGTCACAACAAGGTTACACACCCTTTGAAGGTGTAGAGTTAACCGGAAGGGTAAAGAGTACTTTTTTGCGGGGAAATCTAATTTACAACAATGGAGAGGTTTTAGGTTCGCCAACTGGACGTTATTTGAAACGCTACCATCCTGGAATCAAGGCATAGTTTAGCATCTGAGGCGAAGTTACCAATTTGTCTTTCTTGCTTGAAGATGCGATCGCAATATCTAATCAAACTTGAGATATCAAACCAAATCATATTTTGTTGCGTAAGATGAAAGCAGCACGTATTTATGACTACAGTGGTGCAACTGCTGTACGGGTAGATGAGGTAGAAGTTTTGCCACCTGGCCCTGGTGACGTCAGAATTCGGGTAAAAGCTGCGGGAATTAACAATTCTGACTTGCAGGCAACCTATGGAACCTATCGAGCATATCGTAATCAAGAACTACCCTTTATTCTGGGTCAGGAAGCGGCGGGTGAAGTTGATGCTGTGGGATTAGGAGTGACGGATTTGGTGCCTGGAATGCGTGTAGTTGGACGTGTGAGGGGTGCCTTTGCGGAAATCGCTTATGGTCTGGCAACTGAGTTGCTACCTCTTACCGATGAAGTGTCATTTACAGTAGCAGCCAGCTTGCCTATTGCTTATCTAACTGCTGGTATGGCTTTGATTCACAAAGCCAATGTCCAGCCTGGAGATTGGGTTTTGGTACACCCTGGTAGTGGTGGTGTTGGCACCGCAGCAGTTCAGCTTGCTCAGTTGCTAGGAGGGCGAGTTATTGCGACTGCGGGTAATCAGACAAAGGTACAGCGATTACTTGAGTTAGGTGCATTATACGGGATTGATTATAGCCTTCAAGATGTAGCTTCCGAAGTGCGGAGAATTACCGACAATTCAGGGGTACAGGTAGCACTCGATGGTGCGGGTAAAGTCACCTTTGCCGATTGTCTGGAAGCGATCGCCAATAATGGCCGTATTGTCAGCTATGGTACTACAACTGGACTAGATGCCGCCCTGCCTCTAGGAAAACTGCTGGGGCGCAATATTACAGTTTACGGTATCGCCATCTGGTATAACAGTGATTATCACTCAAGTTTGGGGACACTTCGGAATTTGGTGATTCCAGCAGTTGCTCAGGGAAAGATACAGCCAACAATTGATGAGATAGTTGATCTGCAAGGGGTGTCTGGGGCATTGATAAAAATGCAAAACCGCGATTTGATGGGGAAGATTATTGTAGTTCCGTAATATCAAATCAGAATCTCAACCCCAGTAAGGTAGGGAGTATAAAAAAATGAGCCAGCGGATCAAACGAGCATTTTTAGATACAGAAGATGGACAAATTCTTTACCGAATCGGTGGAGAAGGTGAACCCATACTTTTACTGCACATGACTCCCCGCAGTAGTGATGAATTTCACGAATTAATGCCTATTTTAGCTGCCAAAAAATTAGTAATTGCAATGGATTTAATGGGGTTAGGTGATTCTGATAAGCCGCCCAGAGTTTATTCAGTTGCAGACTATGCCAAAACTGCGATCGCGCTTTTGGACGAATTAGGCATAAACAAGGCAAGCATTTTCGGTAGTGTTACAGGGGGTTATATCGCCGGAGAAATTGCAGTAGCCTATCCAAATCGTGTTGACAAACTCATCCTCTGCAATGTAGTTGGATTGGACGAAGAGGAAAAAAACAAGATTTTAAATAGATATTCTCAAGGTTTTCAAATTAAAGAAGATGGCTCTCACCTGATGGAAAGATGGTTAGCTCGTATTAGTTACGTGGGACAGGGAGAGTTAAATCATCGGTGTGTTTTGGACGATTTAAAAGCTTTTAACTCTCCTGTATATCCTGGTATAGCAGTCGCAAACTATTGTCTTTCTGCTAAAGAAAGATTTCGTTTGATTAAGTGTCCTACTCTAATTTTGTTAGGGGAAAAGGCGTTAGAACCGTTAGAAAAAGTTGGTTTAGCAAAAGCTGAGAATCAATCTTGGGCTCAGGAAGTAATTCCTCATAGCCAAGGTGTCGAACTAGAAGGTGGAAGCCTTTGGATGGTTAATCAAATGGCAGAAGAAGTATTCAAAGTAATAGTAGATTTTATGGAACAGTAGTAAATGCTTGAGCTAAAGAGGTGCGTTGCGCTACGCGACAATGCACCCTAAATTTTAATCTAATAATTATTTGCGATCGTCTAGTATGACATCAAAGTGTTTAACTGTGGTTTCTGGTTTTATGAGATATTCGTTATCTCTAGGAAGAGGTCTGACTTTTTCAATGTCGTTACCAGCAAACTTACGAATTGCATCTCGTGATTCCCAGTAAGAAATCACAGTAAATTCTGTGTTATTGCCATCAGTGCGGCGAAGTACTTGCGCCCCTAAATTATCAGGAATTGATTCGATTTTTTTAATTCCAGCTTCTACCAAATAAGCATAGTATTCATCTGCTTTTGATGTTAAGGTTGTACCATGCCAAATGCGTGCGACTACTTTTTTTGATGGGGTACTAGCAGGATTATTTGGTAGAGGTTGTGCGGAAACCGCAAGGGTTTCAACCTGTGTAAAAGAAGCAATTGGCAAAATTAAAACTGAAATAGCTAATCCACAAAGAATACCCGAAAAATTATTTGGTTTAATCATTAGGTATCTCCAGGTTCATATGATAAGACTGTACCTACTCTTGATAAATCCCTATCAACCCTAATAAAAAATAATCCACCTTCATCTGTTCTGTGTCTAGGAATTATACTAAAGCTAGGACAATATAAGTAGTGATCTTTGACAAATCTATACTCTCCTACGTCACAATATCCACTTAGGCAATAACCCTCCTCGTTATAACATTGTATTTCGGGATATTTACCGTCAAAATGTGGCAGGATAATGATTAACCACACTCCACCACCGTTAGGAGCTTTCCGCAAATACTTCTTTTTTGCTACTTCAAATTGAACTGTATCCGTTCTCCCCCAAAGTAGTAATTTACTATCTAAAACAGGGATAAATTCATTTAACTTAGCATCTGGATGATTATATTGTAGATTTTTATATTTTACATGACCGTTCTCCATCCAAAGAATTTCTACATCTTCACTACCTATCACTTGCCAATCACCTAACTTAACTCCGGCAGGAATAAAAGAATAGCAATGCTTACTCAGTTGCCATTCACCAATTTGGATTTTACCCTTGAGTACAAAAAGCTCTAAATCAGATGTAAATATGCCAGATGGGGCTTTAAATTGTGATGGTAAAATAACTCTTGAAGTAGATGCACCGCAATCATGCCAAGTCAGTAATCTACGTCTTCCAGATGCTACCTCATCAGGCATTCCTTTGATTCGCCAATCTTGTTCTTCTGGTACAGTATTTGTGTCAAAAAAGTGATATTGACGAGGTAAGTATTCTTTTGAGATAGCTGTACGTCTTGCTGATAGGTTCATTCTGCCTTTTCCATCCCCACCCCAATCTTCTTTAACAGGGGCTATATGCAAAAAGTCCTCAGCCTCGTCTTCTCTTTCAGAATTGTATTGGTTTTTCATAGATTTAAGGCTTACATAGTCAATACTTAAAATGATACAGTGCGTCAAATTTTTAACGCACTTTACAATGTAAATAAATTTTTAATTATGCTAGCCTTCTTTTAACTTCCTCTGCCAAATTATCCAGCGTCACCTCTATTTGTTCGCCAGATTTCAAATCTTTCAGTGAAGATTTTTGTGCTGCTGCTTCTTCAGAACCAATGATGACGCAGAATTGAATGCCTTGTTTATCAGCTAGTTGGAATTGCTTACCTAAGGGACGCTTATCAAAATTAGTTATAACATTAATCCCAGCCTTACGCAGATTTTGTGACACTTTTAAATAAGTGGGCATCAAATCTTCTTGCATATTCACCACCATCACCTGTGCAGGTGTGGCGGCTAAGGTATTGAGAATACCAGCTTTTAGCAAGCGACTAATTAAGCGAGTTAAGCCAATGGAAATGCCGACACCAGGCATTTTTTCACCGATAAACATCCCCACTAATTCTTCATACCTACCGCCAGAACAAATGCTGCCTAAAGCTTCATGCCCGATAAGAGTTGTTTCGTAAACTGTGCCTGTATAATAATTCAGACCACGGGCAATCGATAAATCAATACAGAACCGCTTTTCGGCAACACCCAAATTCCGCACGCCTGCAATTACTGTTTCTATTTCGGTAACGCCTAGGCTCAATTGTTCGGCATCGGGGAGATTTTGTGACAGGTGTTTGAGTTTATCTAATACCTCATCTACATTACCTTTAATATTAATAAATTCAATAATTTTTTGTGTTTGCTCTGGTGAAATTCCTTCTTTGTCTAACTCTTGTTTGACTTTCGCTTCACCAATTTTCTCTAAGTTATCAATGATACCAATACAAGTTTTAATTTGATTTTCACTTATTCCTAAGGATTGAAAAAATCCTGTGAGGATTTTACGATTATTGATGCGAATGAGAAAATCACCAATGTTAATGGCTTCAAATATCTCAGTAATAATTGCAGGCATCTGAGCATCATACAGCAAGCTGAGTTGACTGCGAGCCACGACATCAATATCGCACTGACGGAATTGCCGGAAACGTCCATCTTTGGCACGTTCGCCACGAAATACCACATCCATTTGATAGCGAGCAAAGGGAAAGGTTAATTCGTTGAGGTGACGGGCAATGTATGCCGCTAAAGGAACTGTTTGGTCAAATTTTAAAGCCTTAGTTTCCGAACCTGTTTCGCCTGCTTTATCTTTCTCTGCTTGGCGATTTGGTGGCAGGATGGGGTCGATACCATAAATAATGTTATCACCTTGATTTCCCTTTGCCTGTAGCACTTCTAAGCGTTCGACAGCAGGTGTTTCGATGGGGGTAAATCCGTAACTTTCAAAAACTTTGCGGATGGTATCTAGCAAATATAGTTCTAGCCGCTTTTCGCTAGGGAGGAATTCTGGAAAGCCGCTAGGAGTAGAAAAATTAATTTTGTCACCTTTTGCCATAACCTACACTGCTAGTTTTAGAGTTGAGCTTTTGCGAAAAGTTGCGTGCGGGGGTTCCCCCCGTTGAGCAAACTTTTCAAGACAGATTTTAGAGGAGAATGGACTACGCCGCATATATGAGCGATCGCATCTCCTTTTGAGATTATCTATTTATGTACTACTACTAAAGTTCCAACTTTTGCCCAGTTGTACAGTTGACGAGCCTGC
The genomic region above belongs to Calothrix sp. NIES-2098 and contains:
- a CDS encoding D-hydantoinase, producing the protein MPESTVLDKIIKNVRVVRPHDDAVELLDIGIKDGKFARIARNISPDEAKEVFDAKNLLGFPGVVDAHMHIGIYQPLDKDAVTESKAAAMGGVTTSLNYIRTGQYYLNKGGSYRDFFPEVLALSVGNFFVDYSYHVAPIASQHIEEIPLLFEQFGVSSFKIFMFYGGYGLHGLSDQQNLFLMINKEERYDFAHFEFIMRGLTRLIEAHPEARDTISLSLHCEVAEILNAYTKIVENDSSLSGLHAYSAARPPHSEGLAICIASYLAHETNCANINLLHLSSRKAMEAALTMQTAFPHINFRREVTVGHLLLDVDTPNGTWAKVNPPIRPRADVEYLWQAVLNHQVDWIVSDHACCSAEQKRSAKDPNNIWLAKSGFGGTEYLLSGVLSEGSKRGMSYNHMAKLLSWNPSRRFGLLEKGNIAIGFDADLVLIDPNESFVVRAAESESQQGYTPFEGVELTGRVKSTFLRGNLIYNNGEVLGSPTGRYLKRYHPGIKA
- a CDS encoding alpha/beta hydrolase fold protein, which gives rise to MSQRIKRAFLDTEDGQILYRIGGEGEPILLLHMTPRSSDEFHELMPILAAKKLVIAMDLMGLGDSDKPPRVYSVADYAKTAIALLDELGINKASIFGSVTGGYIAGEIAVAYPNRVDKLILCNVVGLDEEEKNKILNRYSQGFQIKEDGSHLMERWLARISYVGQGELNHRCVLDDLKAFNSPVYPGIAVANYCLSAKERFRLIKCPTLILLGEKALEPLEKVGLAKAENQSWAQEVIPHSQGVELEGGSLWMVNQMAEEVFKVIVDFMEQ
- a CDS encoding histidyl-tRNA synthetase translates to MAKGDKINFSTPSGFPEFLPSEKRLELYLLDTIRKVFESYGFTPIETPAVERLEVLQAKGNQGDNIIYGIDPILPPNRQAEKDKAGETGSETKALKFDQTVPLAAYIARHLNELTFPFARYQMDVVFRGERAKDGRFRQFRQCDIDVVARSQLSLLYDAQMPAIITEIFEAINIGDFLIRINNRKILTGFFQSLGISENQIKTCIGIIDNLEKIGEAKVKQELDKEGISPEQTQKIIEFINIKGNVDEVLDKLKHLSQNLPDAEQLSLGVTEIETVIAGVRNLGVAEKRFCIDLSIARGLNYYTGTVYETTLIGHEALGSICSGGRYEELVGMFIGEKMPGVGISIGLTRLISRLLKAGILNTLAATPAQVMVVNMQEDLMPTYLKVSQNLRKAGINVITNFDKRPLGKQFQLADKQGIQFCVIIGSEEAAAQKSSLKDLKSGEQIEVTLDNLAEEVKRRLA
- a CDS encoding alcohol dehydrogenase; protein product: MKAARIYDYSGATAVRVDEVEVLPPGPGDVRIRVKAAGINNSDLQATYGTYRAYRNQELPFILGQEAAGEVDAVGLGVTDLVPGMRVVGRVRGAFAEIAYGLATELLPLTDEVSFTVAASLPIAYLTAGMALIHKANVQPGDWVLVHPGSGGVGTAAVQLAQLLGGRVIATAGNQTKVQRLLELGALYGIDYSLQDVASEVRRITDNSGVQVALDGAGKVTFADCLEAIANNGRIVSYGTTTGLDAALPLGKLLGRNITVYGIAIWYNSDYHSSLGTLRNLVIPAVAQGKIQPTIDEIVDLQGVSGALIKMQNRDLMGKIIVVP